In one Gopherus evgoodei ecotype Sinaloan lineage chromosome 1, rGopEvg1_v1.p, whole genome shotgun sequence genomic region, the following are encoded:
- the MAB21L1 gene encoding putative nucleotidyltransferase MAB21L1, with translation MIAAQAKLVYHLNKYYNEKCQARKAAIAKTIREVCKVVSDVLKEVEVQEPRFISSLNEMDNRYEGLEVISPTEFEVVLYLNQMGVFNFVDDGSLPGCAVLKLSDGRKRSMSLWVEFITASGYLSARKIRSRFQTLVAQAVDKCSYRDVVKMVADTSEVKLRIRDRYVVQITPAFKCTGIWPRSAAHWPLPHIPWPGPNRVAEVKAEGFNLLSKECHSLAGKQSSAESDAWVLQFAEAENRLQMGGCRKKCLSILKTLRDRHLELPGQPLNNYHMKTLVSYECEKHPRESDWDESCLGDRLNGILLQLISCLQCRRCPHYFLPNLDLFQGKPHSALENAAKQTWRLAREILTNPKSLEKL, from the coding sequence ATGATCGCGGCCCAGGCCAAGCTGGTGTATCATCTGAATAAATACTACAACGAGAAATGCCAAGCCAGGAAAGCCGCCATCGCCAAAACTATCCGAGAAGTCTGCAAAGTGGTTTCGGACGTACTAAAGGAAGTGGAGGTGCAGGAGCCCCGTTTCATCAGCTCTTTGAACGAGATGGACAACCGCTATGAGGGTTTGGAGGTCATTTCTCCCACAGAGTTTGAAGTGGTCCTTTATCTGAACCAAATGGGAGTTTTCAACTTTGTGGACGACGGCTCTTTGCCAGGCTGCGCCGTGTTAAAGTTAAGCGATGGGCGCAAGAGGAGCATGTCCCTTTGGGTGGAGTTCATCACGGCATCTGGTTACCTTTCTGCTCGCAAAATCCGGTCCAGATTTCAGACTCTGGTGGCCCAAGCCGTGGATAAATGCAGTTACAGAGATGTGGTAAAGATGGTGGCTGACACGAGTGAAGTGAAACTGAGAATCAGAGATAGATATGTCGTGCAGATCACTCCTGCTTTTAAATGCACAGGGATCTGGCCGAGGAGTGCTGCCCACTGGCCACTTCCCCACATCCCCTGGCCGGGACCCAACAGGGTAGCAGAGGTCAAAGCTGAAGGATTCAACCTTTTATCCAAGGAGTGTCACTCTCTAGCAGGCAAGCAGAGTTCAGCCGAGAGCGATGCCTGGGTCTTGCAGTTCGCAGAAGCGGAGAACAGACTGCAGATGGGCGGCTGCAGAAAGAAATGCCTCTCTATCCTCAAAACCTTACGGGATCGTCATCTGGAACTGCCGGGACAACCCCTGAATAATTATCACATGAAAACTCTGGTTTCATACGAGTGTGAAAAGCATCCCCGTGAATCGGACTGGGACGAGTCTTGCCTGGGCGACCGGCTCAACGGGATTTTACTGCAACTCATTTCCTGCCTTCAGTGCAGGAGGTGCCCACATTACTTCTTGCCCAACTTAGACCTGTTTCAGGGAAAACCTCATTCAGCCCTGGAAAATGCAGCCAAACAAACTTGGCGACTAGCTAGGGAAATACTCACCAACCCGAAAAGTTTGGAAAAACTTTAG